TGTCTGCCCGTTTTTGGGTTAGTAATAAAGGGTGGGTTATTAGGGTAATCAACCATTTTTGGGGGTTGTGGACTTGGATCAACAGACATGCTTAATGTTTTGGAGTTTGTGTCTGATACACTGAGAATGGGATTATTGTGATATCCGGTTGAGTTGATGGGTTGTGTCAAATCACTTAGGATTTCTTGATTGCTCAGCTTTGGCTCTTGAGCTTTCATGGAGGGGTTTTCTCCAGTTGGTGTTGGTAGAGGAGACGTAGTGTTGTAGGAGTCATGATTGGGGTCTGCCGTGGAGTCTAGTTTTTCATAAATGGGAGGTGGCCCGTCTGAAATTTTTGGCTTTCCTCTTGGCTTTTGGGCTTAGTTGACTTTGGGTGTTGGGTAGGGTCAATTGGGTTTGGGTTACTGTGTGGcgggtttgatttggtttttgcTTATGGTGTGGGCCCCTTTCTAGTAATTGTGTGTTGTTGTGCAGGCCATGGGTCCGCTTTTCTTTTAACACTTGTATTGGGCCTTTCTCTTGTGGGTTGCCCGGTTGTAGCTCGTTTTTCTGATTGTTGTATCTTTGTATTTATGGGTTGGGCTTGGTCCATATCATGTAGAGGGTTAGATTTAGTGATGCATCGGAAAGTTTGAGTTTCAAGGAACTTACCGGATGTAGTATCGAACATTTTGACtttgatgccatttggttttgatgttgttttgttcTTTCTACTATTGTCCGTTGCTTCATTATGATGCGTGTTCTCTTTTTTATGCCTTCTGGGGAAAAACAACTTTCCATTCCTCTTCTTCCTCGTTGTTTAGTGTTTGGCTTGAATCACCGTTTGGCTTTGTATTTGAACACTCCGGGCTGTCTTGAAATACCTTTATAGCATTTTCAGTTTCAAAAATGATGCATGTATTTTGAGTGAGCAAAAGTTGGAAGATAACCTATTAGGCTAACCCATATTTTACCCATGAATACCCATATTTCTACGGATTGAATATGGGTTGAAGCCCAGATTTTACCCAACTTAAATATCACTCATCCAACCCACTAAAATATGGGGGATTGGGCGGGTTGACAAAATATGAGCTCATTTTGCCCGGACTAGATGGGAATATGTCAGATATCATTTTCAGCCTCACATTCCTCATTCCGCCCATGGTTGGATTGATTGTGTTGCTCCTTAAATCTCAATAATGCTGGACTGCTGGGTACACTTGATCTATGATTTTTACTGTCTCCCTAGACCTGCAATTTGGTCAAGAAGCTCTAGCATCTTACAAATAATCATTGCTGTCCATGCAAGTGCATTTTGGCCagcttttcattttctttattcGGTGTAATTACCATCTTTTATGCCTTTACATGGTACATATTACCTATAAACTACCACTTGTCACGAATTTTGGCAATTTTAATGCCAGCTGAAGGTATCTGTTAAAAACTTGAAGCAGCTTCATATTACATATTGAGATTTGGCTCTATGGATTTCATACTTAAATCTGTGATATGAACATCGATAAATCTTGTTAATCAGGAGAAAATGCTTTTATGAATTGGCAAGCGCATAATCTTTACAATAAGAATTGGTAAGCTAATATTTAATGTTCTATTGAATTTTGTCTTGCGGGCGTGAAATTCCAATGAACCAAATATTGGTGCCCATCATCGTTGCGATCCCTTTTATGTCCAATCAATTGAAATACCGTAGTTTTTTCAATTGAAAGTCCATCACATGAACAAGATATCACAACCCAAAAAAGATTTCGGATAAAACATCACATGACCCAACAACAGCAGACATTGGAATGGTCCTACCATCGCTTATTGTCCACTGCAATGAATGAGGACCAAATCCCTTCCAAATTCATAAAACATGATTGATGGATTGTGCGTTTTAATGGAAAACTAACACTGCATTCAACAGTCACCCACTTGATATGTTCACCTTATGAAACCACCGTGGAGACCACTAAACTCAGCCCATTAATATTAGCAACAAGCACAATATCCGATGTTATTCAGAGTTATTTTTTTCTCCCAACTAcaaacaaattaaacaaaacaaatactaAAGAAGACACTAACATAATATGAGTAGCATAAAACAGTACAGCAAGGCATGACGAGTTTCTGGTCTGTACAAAACAAAAAGGACCATACATCATAGTCAACTAAGTACCTTATCTCACCTTATAATAATAATATCGAATTATAAACTCCCATTTGCCTTTATCTATGTTTTTACTTCATTTTTCTAGCTTTTAATTATtattcttattctaaagaaagaTTCTTGTATGTCATGCCACACTGATAATGCTATCTCCATTATTGAAATTTGACATCACTTGAAATGCTGAGTGCCTAGTCGATGATGACTGGCTTTGATTTAGTGACAAGGACAATGTCAACGACAATGAAGATGCTTCCATTGCTGAGCTCTGATTCAAGTTAAAGTCAGCTATTCTTGACGAATTAGACAGTGGAAGAACAGGAACCGGCCGGAGGAATATAGATGAATTCTTATTAATTTGATCTCCTTGCCCAAAAGTTACTGGCAAAGGTGTCACCTGAAATGCATTGATTTTGGAATTTTTTACAGGAGGCAATGATGTTGGTGCCAGAACTTGGTGTTCTTGCAGATTTTGCTTTTCTTCTATCGGCACTACAGATACCTGTTTGTCATTAGAAGTAAAAAATAGGAGCTAAACTCAAAAACGCCAAAGATTCCTTCTATTTTCATCAAATATTTAAAAGACAGCAATTTTATTGGTAGTAATAGATGAAATTTACGATTGAGTAAAATACCGAGTCAGTGGTGATATCAAAGAGGCTAGAACGACGGCGGCGGCGATTGAGGTTAGTTCGCCGGAGGAAGTATTTCTGAGCATGACTAGCAACCTGTGTAGGTGTTCGAGTCTTGACGAAATTTCTAGAAATACCTCTCCAGTCTCCTTTTCCCACTTTTTGCAATCCCAAAAGGAATAGCTTGTGCTCTTCCTCCGTCCATGGAACTCCTAAAATGAAATCCAAAAGATAGCCAACTTGATCAAAATCAATACTTTTTGAAGTCCAGAGACTAGACAACAGGTGCACCACAACTATTTCAGCGGTCGATAAAGAAATAAAACAATCTCGTTCAACAGAAGACCATCAACATAAGCTTGATAATTGTGTAAAGAGGCAGACCAAATACAATCACGCCTCCCTATAACAATCATCCTCCACAATAACGGTCGAGTTTTCTTTAGAGCCAAGTTTTCATGATATATTATATGTTTTTTATAATAGCATTTCGCAAAAAATATTGGAAATTATAAAGAGGTTTGATTGTAGCACCAGAAATCGAGATGTGTGAAGAGACTAAAGCGACAGATGATCTATTAACACACGTTGACGTATAAGACAATTTATAGCCAAAGGAATTGAAAGAGATTAGAAaaaaaacaatatcaacaagtGTGAAGTAGAGATGACCGACAAACAAGAGTGAGTTTCGATGATTAATGTCAACGAGCAAAAACAGGGCAAGATGATCAGAGATCTAACCTCGCTTACGCTCACGGCCACTGCCGGAGTGGCGAGGAACAGCGTCATCGGCGGAAGCGTAGCCCTCATCAGCCACTTTAGAATATTCATTGTTATTTCCGCTGTTGCTAATGTTGTTGATGTTCTCGTTAGCATTTGGCAGCTCGTACTGAGAGAGATTGTTCAAACTCACACTCTTCCTCATAGGGTCCACCTTCACTCTCACACCAAACAACATGATCTCTCCTCCACCACCCGACACGGCGGCCGTCGACGACTCGCCGGCGCTCGTGAAAGAGTTGTGGCCGTTGGTTCCAGACTGAGAGCTGCTGCGCGACATCCTCCTGCTTGCAGAATCAACGAATCAATTGAGAAAATGGAGAACACTATACATATAAGGTTaatgtatgtgtgtatatatatatatatgtagatagaaGGCAGCAGGGTAGGGGAGGAAAAGGGGGTGAGGTCGAGGAGGGGGGAGTGGGGAATGAAGCGGAACAGAGGCGTGTGGAGATAAGAAAATATAGAGAGAGTGGGAGACAGACAGGTGCGATGGGTAAATAAAGGGAACTCGTCTCCATCTGGCTGAGTGTAGCTTTATGATTTGAGAGAACAACGTGGCCTCCATTTGACGGACGGTTTATCCGTTTCTCCTCTCTCGCCTTTGTCTCTTTTCATTGAAATCCGGGAAAATGATAGTCACTTTGTTTATCGAAATtcaatttaattaaatattagaGTTAAATTAGATTAATCAAATTAATTTAACTTAAGATTTTCAAAGTAAACTTAGATATTCAAAAACTACACGAAaaatactactccctccgttttaatttatgtgaacccatttgattGGACACGGAattaaagaaaagagagaagacttttgaacttgtggtgtaaaatgagacacatatattttgtgtggctataaatcattgcataaaagtaaattgtttccaaataaggaaaggggtcattctttttggcacagaccaaaaagaaaataggttcacataaattgaaacggagggagtattaaattataatttttctcatatcaatatgataaaaaatatattttaaaatattggtACTACATAgtcactctcaaaataatagtcaaaaaatgtatatttttgtatgttacatacaataaataaataaattttatacacttgCAGCTACCAAATATAAAAAACTTTGGCCATAGTTTAAAAATGATTTTTGCCCTTGAAATTCTGAGTTTTTAGCCAAAATTATACCTCAAGTATTGGAGTAGGTCTAATTTAGTCCTAGATATTTCACTTTGAGCACTTATTATCCTTTATTTTGGCTAAAGTGAAGCATATATAGTCTAGTTAAAAGCAAAACCAAACAGAGGGGACAAAGCTAACGGCTCATTTCCATGTGTAATGCACATGACAGTAAAAATAAGACCCAAATAGGGGTCATCTTCTCCAAACACCCAATTCATCGTAACCATTGAATCGTAAGGGTGGAAACGTAGAACCGCATGGAAAACTCAGATAAAGTTGTTCTCTAACCACAATGTGATGAAGGATGAACATAACTAGTAACATAATCAGTTCCAAAATGAGTAGAATTAAATAATACCATCGGTTTGTATCAACAAATTCTCTTTTATTGTGTTGTTTATAAGTTGGCAATCAAACAAAATTCTGCAATAGAATGAATATGAGTAAATCAAAAGCCAAGATAATTATAATATTACGGCTATGACTATTCAATTGGACAAACTGTTGATATAATTAGTCAATTTATTTACTAGAACATAAAGCATTTGTACTTCTATATCAACAGTTTCAATTTACAAGACTAATTCTTAAGACAAGTTCAGAGCCGTTAGAGCTGAGTAATTTCTCTTTCATGACTGCAAGATAGAAAGTATGTAGCTTCGCGGGTAATTAGGGATTATGATTTATGGGTGAACGGGAAAAATGGTGTTCTAGGAAGAAGACCTGTATTTGGCTTATGTTTTTACTGTCATGTGGCTGTTAGTTATTTGCATTTCATTTGTGCTTGGCGTTAAGTTGACCATATGTGCtctattttagcaaaaataagGGACAATAAGTGCTCAGGGGTGAAAATCAAGGACAGAATTAGACCTACTTCTATACTTGGGGACAATTTTGGTTAAAAACATTGAAATTCTCAACTCTCCCTTTTCGGGTTCGTCTATGTGGATCCGGGTCTTATGACCCGCCTCTCAAGATTTAACCCTTCTCCattataattaaattttattaaaaaacTACTTCTGTTAACTGTAATTTAGTTTTTGTTATACTTAAATGTAACTTTTAGTGTTTGATAGAAATACACTCTTTTTTTTCAATCACCAGGTTACATAATTTTTCTTCCTCAAGTAACTTTTGCCtcattttgttttctcttttgcaAATGTTTATAATTAGTCATGAAtggatttattttgaaaatgtcaAAGATGCAATTAGACAGGTCCACCTACCAAGCAATAAACATTATCTTCAATAAAGTTGGCCTTACTTAAGATAATAGATATCGTACTAAAACGTACATTTTTTTTTTTCTGATACTAAACATAGATAAATAAGTCGATATTAACATGATTTAGTTTCCTGCACAACTACAAATGTTGTACGGTAAGCTTATGATAATGAAAATTATTGGCGCAAGTGGATGGGAAAAGAAATAAAGGGTCACGTGAAAAAGAAATACTTAGCCGCTTGATTAACTAACAAACTTGTCTGCTAATCATATTTAATTAAGTCTGATAATAGCAAGATGCCTTAGTATCGTAAATAACAGATCTCCAAAGGTTTAGTACAATACAACTATGAATGGGTATGTCCTTTCTCAATTATTTGATTAAAGAAATTATTTGATCAAGATAGTGTACTTAATCTCGAGCTACCCATTCATTACCTTTAATCTTTATTGACACCCACCTTTATCCCCTACCAAACTACATATTAGCTCATTTCAGCTTTTAATTGACATTACTAATAATAATATTCCTCCTTTAAACGTTCAATATGAGATCAAAGCCTCGAGCAACGATAAGTCAGATTCTTACATTTGAGCTATTACAATAATGTTGAGAAATTCTctgcttttaaaaaaaaaaaaaaaaaattggtatgaATTGCCTCGTACAGTTGTTcacctttcctttttcttttacatAATTATTAGGTAAAGGAAGATGAAGATCCAATAAAATTTCTAGTAATTGCAATTTGCAAGGCTACAGATTTTAAACTCATGATGCTGCGTTTCAAATTAAAATCACTAATCTCAAAACTGTCACAATAACCCGGTGTTCATCTTTTCGAAAGCTCttttttattactttattttgCATATTATAATTGGAGTTAGTTCCATCTTATATGACAATATTTGACATGCTACGATCTTTTATAATGTTGATTTGATTTATATATAGATTATATTGGTAATGGTGGAATAAAATATTAACGCAATGGCTGAAAAGTTTATTCCCTATAAAATATTACAtcaaaaatttgaaatttaaaataGCCAAATGAATTTAAACTTTTAAAAGCTGTGaaaatacatagaataatatTATTAAATGAATAATTGCTAACATTTTGAAATGCTATAAAATGTAAAACGGTATCATAATCattgaaattgaaagaaaaagtaTAGTCTAATATTTATGACCATTTAGGTGATTTATAACCGATAAGGGTATGCCATATGATATGACAAACAAATTAATTTGACTTCTTTCTTAGGATCTTGGCCATCAAATTTGGCATGTGTTGAAATAGAAGAGTAACTTTCAATATCTATAAAGTTAAATGGACATCTTTAAATCATGAGGGGG
This sequence is a window from Nicotiana sylvestris chromosome 3, ASM39365v2, whole genome shotgun sequence. Protein-coding genes within it:
- the LOC104212985 gene encoding transcription factor MYB1R1-like; translated protein: MSRSSSQSGTNGHNSFTSAGESSTAAVSGGGGEIMLFGVRVKVDPMRKSVSLNNLSQYELPNANENINNISNSGNNNEYSKVADEGYASADDAVPRHSGSGRERKRGVPWTEEEHKLFLLGLQKVGKGDWRGISRNFVKTRTPTQVASHAQKYFLRRTNLNRRRRRSSLFDITTDSVSVVPIEEKQNLQEHQVLAPTSLPPVKNSKINAFQVTPLPVTFGQGDQINKNSSIFLRPVPVLPLSNSSRIADFNLNQSSAMEASSLSLTLSLSLNQSQSSSTRHSAFQVMSNFNNGDSIISVA